The Malus domestica chromosome 17, GDT2T_hap1 genome contains the following window.
ATGCATGCAATGCTCGCCTCTCGAGACAAGAGTATGAGGAGCATAGAGGTAGGCATTTCTTTACATAAATCTTGTTACGACTTTTTATTAAGAGAATGAAAAATGCATTGTTCGtcgggaaaaaaaaacacaaatcataAAGAATTCTTTTAAATCAATGAAAACTTTTATAGGAGCTTATAGCTAAATTGGTTAACTTTATTTGACTGTGCATTCGAAATTTTAAGTTCGACTCTCGTCTCTTGTGTACCGCTTAACAATAGTTGAACGAAGTTATATTAATACAGGTCAGAGTAAATTGAATTGGCGCCTGTCAACTGGTGTTACGCTGGATGGAGTTGCCATATCTCCACACCTAACCCACCTTCAACGACGGCGTGTCCACCTCACCAACCGAGCCAGTGGCCAATCTTGACCCGCTACAATATTCCCTAACTACCATCGAAAATCTTTTCTTAATATAAAAGCTCATCACTTTCCGCCTACCCCAGatctttgatttcttgggtTCGCTCGATTTCCTCAGATTTTCAATCCCCCTTCTCTCCTTACAGAAGAACACTTTCAGTTTCAGGTTCGGATCCTTTtgctttctgggttttgatCAAAACGTTCCCTTTCACTGCTGTACTTTACTGAATGCAATTACAGCCATTAAATTATTTGACTGACCGCGGTTAAAAATCGTAGCTTTTTTCTAAAACTTGATTGGTTGCCATGATTTGGGATTTTTGATCTGTGTTTCCTTTGTTAGTGTTATTCGGTTGCTCATAATCTTGACGATGATTTTCGTTTTGCACTGATCTGTGGATTCTTGGAATTTTTCAGATTGATTAGATCATGCTTTTTAGTTCATCCAGTCATTTGGTTGATGGGTTGTGGAGTTTAtgatttttatattaatatGATTGAATTTTGTTTTAGATAAGTAAAGAGTAAGTGGGTCTGGTTTAATTTGGTTAGCTTCAGAGAACAATTGGACTGTAAAAGTGAGGGCTTAGTGAGGCAATGAAGGTTtagtttcttttgtttgtttgtttgtttgtccaTTGAGTCGATCGGAACAATTGGACTGTAAAAGTGAGGGCATAGTGATTCAAACTGGGCTAACACCTGTGTTCGTTAGATTTGTTAGTTTAGTGTTATTCATCTGAGGATCAGATACTTAATGTTTAATCTCGTCTATGTTCTACAATACGAAATTAGTATGCAGGGCTTACCGGCTTAGTAAGTTCTTATGGGAGTATCATTGTTCATTAgatttgttatttttgtttaatacaTCTGAGAGTCATatacataatttttaatcttatcaATGATATACAATGCTGCAATTAGTATGTAGGCATTGGAATATGTGATTAGCTgtgaaattaatttatgatcTATTGTTTTGTAATTTGAGCAATTGAAGTTTGTTGGATTTCATCAAAGCATCCTGACATTTTGTTTTTCGTGACTAAGGTCTCTCAGATCTGTACTTCGTATTTTGCCATTATATGGATATAAAATTGACGCTCTCGCTAACAAATCCAAATGTCAAACAGGCAAAAAGATGGCTGCAACACCAAAACCTACAAGAATAGGCCTTGCCGGTTTGGCTGTCATGGGCCAAAATTTGGCTCTCAACATTGCAGAGAAAGGCTTCCCCATTTCGGTATACAATAGAACTACCTCCAAAGTTGATGAGACCGTTGAGCGAGCTAAAAAGGAAGGAAACCTTCCCCTTTATGGATTCCATGATCCCGAATCTTTTGTTAAGTCAATCCAGAAACCCCGTGTCGTGATCATGCTTGTCAAGGCTGGGGCGCCCGTTGACCAGACCATAAAGACCCTCTCCGTCTACCTGGAGAAAGGTGACTGCATCATTgatggtggtaatgagtggtaTGAGAATACTGAGAGGAGGGAGAAAGCCATGGCTGAACTAGGTCTTCTTTACCTTGGAATGGGAGTTTCAGGTGGTGAGGAGGGTGCTCGATACGGGCCTTCTATGATGCCTGGAGGTTCCTTTGAGGCCTATAAGTACATTGAAGACATTCTTCTTAAGGTGTCAGCTCAAGTTCCGGACAGTGGTCCTTGTGTGACTTACATTGGCAAAGGTGGGTCTGGTAACTTTGTCAAGATGATTCATAATGGGATTGAATACGGCGATATGCAGCTGATAGCGGAGGCTTATGATGTACTGAAATCAGTAGGAAAGTTGTCAAATGAGGAACTCCAAAAAGTTTTCTCAGAGTGGAACAAAGGTGAACTTCTCAGTTTCCTGATTGAAATCACTGCTGATATATTTGGAATCAAGGATGACAAGGGAGATGGATATTTGGTCGACAAGGTTTTGGACAAGACTGGCATGAAGGGTACTGGTAAATGGACCGTACAGCAAGCTGCTGAACTATCAGTTGCTGCTCCAACAATTGAATCTTCATTGGATGCAAGGTTCCTCAGTGGGTTAAAGGACGAGAGGGTTAAAGCAGCTAAAGTGTTCAAATCAGCCGGCTTTGAGGATAGCTTGAACACCCCAGAGGTGGATAAGGCAAAGTTGATCGATGATGTGAGGCAAGCACTTTATGCATCAAAGATATGCAGTTATGCACAAGGGATGAATTTGATCCGTGCAAAGAGTATTGAGCAGGGATGGGACTTGAAGTTGGGCGAATTGGCCAGGATCTGGAAGGGAGGTTGCATCATTCGTGCGGTGTTCCTAGACAGAATTAAGAAGGCATATGACAGGAATGCTGATCTTGCAAACCTTCTTGTGGACCCAGAGTTCTCGAAAGAGATCGTTGAGAGGCAGTCTGCCTGGAGAAGGGTGGTATGCCTTGCAATCAACTCAGGCATCAGCACCCCTGGTATGTCAGCTAGTCTTGCTTATTTCGACTCCTACAGAAGGGAAAGCCTGCCCGCTAACTTGGTCCAAGCTCAGCGTGACTACTTCGGTGCTCACACATACGAAAGAACTGACATGGAAGGTGCTTTCCATACTGAATGGTTCAAAATCGCCAAACAGTCAAAGATTTAAGTCCAATTTCTGTGGCACATTCAACTCAAGCAGAGAACACTCCATCTGAATAATTTCTGCTGACGATTTTACGCTGGGCGGAGCTTCTGCCAACTCTTTTTCAGTGAAAAAATTTATCCCAAATAAGTTTTATCAGTTTATTTTTTAAGACTTTGAAGGGTGCTTTGTTATGCTCGTGCTTTTGGCAGATCTGTCCACGCCCACAACCCCTTTCTAACTTTGAAAGATGTAATTCTATTCAATTCAGGGgaactcaaaatttttatatttatctcAATTTCAGCAGCTCTAATTAGATATTTTTGTGCTTTTTTCTTGCAATTATTGACTTTTTTGTCTTTGTATGTGCCAAATATTCCTCAAATATTTACTTTGCTTTTGGGGTGTCAAATGTGTCCCATAAATCTGAATAATGTGGTTTCCATGTGCTAaattccctttaaataaaccaaATCTGGTGAGGCATCACAGCTGTGAAAATTGGGTCCAGGAAAAGCCTAAATTGGTTGTCAATCATGAACTATTTTTCCTCCCATGCTCTACCTCTGTTGACTCTCAGCTAAAAAAATTGTATTCCACCTGTCAAAACTTGTATTCATATTCACTTTAGTTGTACCAAACCATATTCTCAAGTACCAAAACTTTTAAAGTACATCGATGTATGAATTACATTGTATAACTTAACAGCCGACTGAATGTGAGCTGAAGAATTTCATTATCGAAAATTCTAAAATATATTGATATATGGTTTACATTGTATAATTTAACGATTGACTGAATGTAAGTTGAAGAATTCAAGTACTGAAAATAATAAAGTAAATCGTTGTATAATCAACATTTTGTAACTTAAGGATCGACTGAATGTGAACCGAAGAATTTAGAGAAATTTAACGAGTGGATGATCCACTTACAAgacatttatattttatattgtttgtaTAGGACTCCCCAAATACTAAAGTAAAACAAGAATCTCTTGGTGAGAGGTGATTTTCTTATCTGATCTTCATGTTGACTTAAAGAATAATAGGACAAAAGGCAAGGCAAAAAGACATGTTCTATGGTTTCTCtattaaattcaattctcactTTCCTAAACAAATGTTTGCATGTGTTCTAACTACTGCTGATAACATGCAGATTTCTCCAATGCGGGACAAATATTGATGGATGATTGCAGAATGTGAGTAGCCGGTCGATCTATACAATATAACTAGTTGACAGTTACTCACATCTCGCGATATTTGGGAATTAATGCATATATTATTGATAAAACGTGCAAATTTGATGACAAATTACAGATTTTGCTTTTATAAGTGGCAGAATATTCTTTGGAGTTGGAAGTACAGCCCATATTTGGTACTTGCTTTGCTGTTGCATTTGCACACCTGTTGCAGAAACTA
Protein-coding sequences here:
- the LOC103404670 gene encoding 6-phosphogluconate dehydrogenase, decarboxylating 2, coding for MAATPKPTRIGLAGLAVMGQNLALNIAEKGFPISVYNRTTSKVDETVERAKKEGNLPLYGFHDPESFVKSIQKPRVVIMLVKAGAPVDQTIKTLSVYLEKGDCIIDGGNEWYENTERREKAMAELGLLYLGMGVSGGEEGARYGPSMMPGGSFEAYKYIEDILLKVSAQVPDSGPCVTYIGKGGSGNFVKMIHNGIEYGDMQLIAEAYDVLKSVGKLSNEELQKVFSEWNKGELLSFLIEITADIFGIKDDKGDGYLVDKVLDKTGMKGTGKWTVQQAAELSVAAPTIESSLDARFLSGLKDERVKAAKVFKSAGFEDSLNTPEVDKAKLIDDVRQALYASKICSYAQGMNLIRAKSIEQGWDLKLGELARIWKGGCIIRAVFLDRIKKAYDRNADLANLLVDPEFSKEIVERQSAWRRVVCLAINSGISTPGMSASLAYFDSYRRESLPANLVQAQRDYFGAHTYERTDMEGAFHTEWFKIAKQSKI